The proteins below come from a single Branchiostoma floridae strain S238N-H82 chromosome 5, Bfl_VNyyK, whole genome shotgun sequence genomic window:
- the LOC118415967 gene encoding uncharacterized protein LOC118415967 isoform X2, which translates to MIRQLEENRLAQKDQTIWQLKARVTLLKSDKEWEKTEAESKISELEKRLSEQAANTRHRISLKDEEILALKARVLEFEKKGFDEIKTPVRSQTLQGKNVLIDPTSIMQDIQKIREENEKRTARQQEVIRKMRQQVRIRKLLDCISFCFIFLSHLTNCHTAWLP; encoded by the exons ATGATCCGACAGCtagaagaaa ACAGGCTCGCCCAGAAAGATCAGACCATTTGGCAGCTTAAGGCTCGTGTGACTCTTCTTAAATCAGATAAGGAATG GGAGAAAACAGAGGCAGAGTCAAAGATCAGCGAGCTGGAGAAACGTCTGTCGGAGCAGGCAGCAAACACACGACACAG GATCTCCCTGAAAGACGAGGAAATCCTGGCGCTAAAGGCTCGTGTCTTGGAATTTGAAAAGAAAGG ATTTGACGAGATTAAAACACCTGTGCGCAGTCAAACCCTACAAGGGAAAAATGTCCTGATTGACCCAACATCAATTATGCAGGACATACAGAAG ATCAGAGAAGAGAATGAAAAGAGGACTGCCCGTCAGCAGGAAGTGATCAGAAAAATGCGTCAGCAGGTAAGAATCAGAAAACTGTTAGACTGCATTTCCTTCTGTTTCATATTTCTATCACATCTAACCAATTGTCATACAGCATGGTTACCGTAA
- the LOC118415615 gene encoding uncharacterized protein LOC118415615, translating to MATTKSTKRSEDNVHGEKTSMFRRMITKLKNVPAEDDLEVVNKIKPTERVSTEPSLREVKECTTGALQEDNQDLQNVEKRSMFRRMINKLKKGTAEDDLEDGSEANLKPSQRGSTEPSIRELMEYTGALRENLQDLQDLFQKKQKYTSLFVRRLQQQTEENHRQENEVLSDFAERLEVTSM from the exons ATGGCGACTACAAAGTCAACTAAACGATCTGAGGACAACGTTCACGGTGAGAAGACCTCGATGTTTCGGAGAATGATCACAAAATTGAAGAACGTGCCGGCAGAAGACGACTTGGAGGTTGTAAATAAGATCAAG CCTACTGAGAGAGTCAGCACAGAGCCCTCGCTAAGAGA GGTTAAAGAGTGCACTACTGGTGCTCTCCAGGAAGACAACCAGGACCTCCAGAA CGTTGAGAAGAGATCCATGTTCAGAAGGATGATCAACAAACTGAAGAAGGGGACAGCAGAAGACGACTTGGAGGATGGGTCTGAGGCCAACCTGAAG CCAAGTCAGAGAGGCAGCACAGAGCCCTCGATAAGAGA GCTGATGGAGTACACTGGTGCTCTCAGGGAAAACCTACAAGACCTCCAGGA CTTGTTTCAGAAGAAACAAAAGTACACCTCCCTGTTTGTCAG GAGGctacaacaacaaactgaagaGAACCACAGACAGGAGAATGAAGTTCTGAG TGACTTCGCCGAACGGCTAGAGGTTACCAGCATGTAA
- the LOC118415967 gene encoding uncharacterized protein LOC118415967 isoform X1, protein MIRQLEENTQNRLAQKDQTIWQLKARVTLLKSDKEWEKTEAESKISELEKRLSEQAANTRHRISLKDEEILALKARVLEFEKKGFDEIKTPVRSQTLQGKNVLIDPTSIMQDIQKIREENEKRTARQQEVIRKMRQQVRIRKLLDCISFCFIFLSHLTNCHTAWLP, encoded by the exons ATGATCCGACAGCtagaagaaaacacacaaaacag GCTCGCCCAGAAAGATCAGACCATTTGGCAGCTTAAGGCTCGTGTGACTCTTCTTAAATCAGATAAGGAATG GGAGAAAACAGAGGCAGAGTCAAAGATCAGCGAGCTGGAGAAACGTCTGTCGGAGCAGGCAGCAAACACACGACACAG GATCTCCCTGAAAGACGAGGAAATCCTGGCGCTAAAGGCTCGTGTCTTGGAATTTGAAAAGAAAGG ATTTGACGAGATTAAAACACCTGTGCGCAGTCAAACCCTACAAGGGAAAAATGTCCTGATTGACCCAACATCAATTATGCAGGACATACAGAAG ATCAGAGAAGAGAATGAAAAGAGGACTGCCCGTCAGCAGGAAGTGATCAGAAAAATGCGTCAGCAGGTAAGAATCAGAAAACTGTTAGACTGCATTTCCTTCTGTTTCATATTTCTATCACATCTAACCAATTGTCATACAGCATGGTTACCGTAA